A window of Castanea sativa cultivar Marrone di Chiusa Pesio chromosome 1, ASM4071231v1 contains these coding sequences:
- the LOC142642791 gene encoding uncharacterized protein LOC142642791 has product MVNLHKRQIVQNVSCNLCNDHPEDVLHAVWFCKEISSVWDSLDWFHQLVTAPPVCFRDLLARFLHYREEYRAEIFVIVAWLLWNRRNALHFGRPALPVATICGKAGSYLQGFLQAQSKVPGQSQTPIAQQWRPPDSHCFKVNFDAAVFRALHRAGIGVIVCDWNGAVLGALSSSIPLAQSVADVEALACLKAVSFAQEIGLTRVVFEGDSAIIIGALNQATGEVANYGNIIEDIRQQVGVFQFVVFSHTSRVCNSVADALAKKAKVVMVEQLWLGDIPSDIAPLVYLDIH; this is encoded by the coding sequence ATGGTGAATCTTCATAAGCGTCAAATCGTTCAAAATGTCAGTTGCAATCTGTGCAATGACCACCCAGAAGATGTGCTACATGCTGTTTGGTTTTGCAAGGAGATTAGTAGCGTGTGGGACTCTCTTGATTGGTTCCACCAATTGGTTACAGCCCCCCCTGTTTGTTTTCGTGATTTGCTTGCCAGGTTTCTGCACTATCGTGAAGAATATCGAGCTGAGATCTTTGTCATTGTAGCTTGGCTGCTATGGAATAGGCGCAACGCTCTTCATTTTGGCCGACCTGCCCTTCCAGTGGCTACCATCTGTGGGAAAGCTGGCAGTTACTTGCAGGGGTTCCTTCAAGCTCAGTCCAAGGTTCCAGGCCAATCCCAAACTCCTATTGCGCAGCAGTGGCGTCCTCCTGATTCCCATTGCTTCAAGGTGAATTTTGATGCTGCGGTGTTTCGTGCACTGCATAGGGCGGGCATAGGTGTTATTGTATGTGATTGGAATGGTGCAGTTTTGGGTGCTCTGTCTTCGTCCATTCCTCTGGCTCAATCAGTGGCTGATGTAGAGGCATTAGCGTGTTTGAAGGCTGTTAGTTTTGCTCAGGAGATTGGTCTTACTCGTGTGGTCTTTGAAGGTGACTCTGCTATCATCATTGGTGCTCTAAATCAAGCAACTGGCGAGGTGGCCAATTATGGTAACATCATAGAGGATATTAGGCAGCAAGTGGGTGTTTttcaatttgttgttttttctcATACAAGTCGTGTTTGCAATTCTGTGGCAGATGCTCTCGCCAAGAAAGCTAAGGTAGTGATGGTGGAGCAGCTATGGTTAGGTGATATACCTTCTGATATTgccccgcttgtgtatcttgacattcattaa
- the LOC142642701 gene encoding uncharacterized protein LOC142642701 translates to MSGDASMRNQNLHCHYHQDKGHTTEDCRTLRDHLNQLIKAGKINHLLVKLDGKGGQQGTQKYWGQAPQPSLGTINVILAQPKGKFGTFSRVMTVQNNCGNEVMEESNQADKRMKFSATPVLGFFDKDKDGTYQPHDDALVVTVRIGGYDVRRVLVDDGSGAEIMYPDLFIGLKLKDEDLEKYDHLLVGFNGKQVIPRGMVKLPVHVEGSEVQVNFIVVMAYSLYTAILARPWLHAMETVSSTLHVMMKYPMRGSVGVLHGNQMVARQCLMTATIRAGQGSVAREVFETS, encoded by the coding sequence atgagtggagatgcatccatgagaaatcaaaacctccaCTGCCATTACCACCAGGATAAGGGACACACCACGGAGGATTGCCGGACATTGCGCGACCATCTGAATCAACTGATTAAGGCCGGAAAGATCAATCATTTATTGGTTAAACTGGACGGGAAAGGGGGACAGCAAGGCACTCAGAAATATTGGGGTCAGGCCCCTCAGCCATCGCTAGGCACTATTAACGTCATCTTAGCGCAGCCGAAAGGAAAGTTTGGGACATTTTCTCGGGTCATGACTGTTCAAAACAACTGTGGGAATGAGGTCATGGAGGAAAGTAATCAAGCCGATAAAAGAATGAAGTTCTCGGCGACGCCGGTATTGGGGTTTTTCGATAAGGACAAAGATGGCACATATCAACCCCACGATGACGCCTTGGTGGTAACGGTTCGTATTGGGGGATATGATGTAAGGcgagtcttggtggatgatggaagtggtgcaGAAATCATGTATCCTGATCTGTTTATTGGTTTGAAGTTGAAAGATGAAGATTTGGAAAAGTATGATCACCTGCTGGTCGGTTTTAATGGGAAGCAGGTAATCCCACGAGGAATGGTTAAGTTACCTGTGCATGTGGAGGGTTCCGAAGTACAGGTGaacttcatagttgttatggcaTACTCCCTGTACACGGCCATTTTGGCCAGGCCTTGGCTTCATGCAATGGAGACTGTTTCGTCTACTTTACACGTAATGATGAAATACCCTATGCGAGGAAGTGTAGGAGTATTACATGGCAACCAAATGGTAGCTAGGCAATGTCTTATGACTGCCACTATTCGGGCAGGTCAAGGTTCAGTGGCAAGAGAGGTGTTTGAGACCTCATAG
- the LOC142621475 gene encoding allene oxide synthase 1, chloroplastic, whose amino-acid sequence MASTSLAFPSLQPKFQSSRKPSKPSTRRFIVRPITASVSEKPSVSVPPATVVEQAEPTKLPIKKIPGNYGLPFVGPIRDRFDFFYNQGRDEYFKSRAHKYQSTVFRANMPPGPLIASNPNVVVLLDGKSFPVLFDVTKVEKKDLFTGTFMPSTELTGGYRVLSYLDPSEPNHGKLKRLLFFHLKARRDHVIPEFHSSYTELFEGLENELATKGKAAFGEPSDLAAFNFLARSLYGTNPVDTKLGLDAPKMIGKWLFVQISPLFSLGLPKHLDDLLLRTVRLPPALVKADYQKLYDFFYASSGFVLDEAERLGISREEACHNLLFATCFNSFGGMKFLFPNMVKLIGRAGVKLHTQLAEEIRSVIRSNGGNITMAAMEQMPLMKSVVYESLRIEPPVALQYGKAKKDLVIESHDAAFRVKEGEMLFGYQPFATKDPKIFERAEEFVADRFVGEEGEKLLKHVLWSNGPESESPSVGNKQCAGKDFVVLVARLLVVELFLRYDSIEIEVDSSPLGAALTVTSLKKASF is encoded by the coding sequence ATGGCATCCACTTCTCTAGCATTTCCTTCTCTGCAACCAAAGTTCCAATCTTCAAGAAAACCATCAAAGCCCTCCACGCGTCGATTTATTGTCCGTCCGATCACTGCCTCTGTGTCCGAAAAGCCATCTGTGTCGGTTCCACCGGCCACGGTGGTGGAACAAGCCGAACCCACCAAACTTCCGATCAAAAAAATCCCAGGAAACTATGGTCTCCCTTTTGTTGGTCCAATCAGAGATCGGTTTGATTTTTTCTATAACCAAGGCCGTGATGAATATTTCAAGTCTCGAGCCCACAAATACCAGTCAACGGTGTTCAGAGCCAACATGCCACCGGGTCCTCTCATCGCTTCCAACCCAAACGTCGTCGTTTTGCTCGACGGGAAAAGCTTTCCCGTGTTGTTCGACGTGACAAAGGTCGAAAAGAAAGACCTTTTCACGGGTACTTTCATGCCCTCCACAGAACTCACCGGTGGTTACAGAGTCCTCTCTTATCTCGACCCATCAGAGCCAAACCACGGCAAGCTCAAGCGCCTCTTGTTCTTTCACCTCAAGGCTCGTCGAGACCATGTTATCCCAGAGTTTCACTCGAGCTACACCGAGCTCTTTGAGGGCCTCGAGAATGAACTCGCTACAAAAGGAAAAGCTGCTTTTGGAGAGCCAAGTGACTTGGCTGCGTTTAACTTTTTGGCTCGATCTCTGTATGGGACTAACCCAGTTGATACCAAGCTTGGACTCGATGCGCCAAAGATGATCGGCAAGTGGCTTTTTGTACAGATTAGCCCACTGTTCAGTCTCGGTCTTCCAAAGCATCTCGATGATCTTCTTCTTCGCACAGTTCGTCTCCCTCCAGCTTTGGTCAAAGCTGATTATCAAAAGCTATACGATTTCTTCTACGCGTCCTCAGGGTTCGTTCTTGACGAGGCTGAAAGGCTAGGCATTTCGAGAGAAGAAGCTTGCCACAACTTGCTCTTTGCAACCTGCTTCAACTCTTTTGGAGGCATGAAATTCCTTTTCCCAAACATGGTCAAGTTGATTGGTCGAGCTGGGGTCAAACTCCACACCCAGTTAGCCGAAGAGATCAGATCAGTCATCCGATCCAACGGTGGGAACATCACGATGGCCGCGATGGAACAGATGCCGCTGATGAAATCCGTGGTGTACGAATCTCTCAGGATCGAACCCCCAGTTGCTCTACAATACGGGAAAGCGAAGAAAGACTTGGTCATCGAGAGCCACGACGCTGCTTTTCGAGTCAAGGAAGGTGAAATGCTATTTGGGTACCAGCCATTTGCGACTAAGGACCCGAAAATATTCGAGAGGGCTGAAGAGTTTGTGGCGGATCGATTTGTGGGCGAGGAAGGCGAGAAGTTGTTGAAGCACGTGCTGTGGTCGAATGGGCCAGAGTCTGAGAGTCCAAGTGTTGGGAACAAACAGTGTGCTGGGAAGGACTTTGTGGTCTTGGTTGCTCGACTTTTGGTGGTCGAGTTGTTCCTTCGATACGATTCGATCGAGATCGAGGTCGATTCATCGCCGTTGGGGGCTGCTCTCACCGTAACGTCTCTCAAAAAGGCCAGCTTTTGA